GGCAGTGGTATTGTCTTTGTGCTGACACAAATAGTTGGACGAGGTTTAGGTCTAGTCGGTCGTGGTATCCTCCAAGGTATTGGTAGCGTATCTTTTGATAAGAATTTTAAGCGGAATAAGGAGAGAGGGGAGTAGGGAGTAGGGAGTGGGGAGTGGGGGGAGATAGGGGGAGAAAGACTGTGGACTGTGGACTAATGACTAATGACTAATGACTAATGACTAAATAACTAATGCCCATCGCTAGACCAATGAGGGCGATCGCTTGCTAGTTTAATTACACCATAGGAGCGTCCCACTTGCCAGAGTGTGGAATTTTCGTAACTTGTGCAAGGTTCACCAACATTAACTATATTGCCACTGGCGTTTTTTACTTTTAAAGTTCCTGTCCAGGTAATTTCCCAGTCAATGGCTAAACCTCTGGTGTGGCGCGAAGTTAGCACTGGACGATAAGCAATATTATAAGCATACACCATATCTTTTGCTGCTTGAATAGAAATGGCGTTGTTGTAATGTACCCAATTAATATTTACATTAGGCATCGGTGGTACATCTTGAGCAGCGATTTCATTTGTGCTAATTCTAAAAGCGTAGTGCATTAAATAAGCTCGTTCTGCGGGACGCAATACTGACGCGACGCTGATAGTAGCACCAGCTTCTTTTAAAGCCCGCTCAAATGCTTGTACTTTTTGGCGGAAGGGAGAAACTAAATCCTCAATTGAATTTCTATCTGGAAAAGAATCAACCCAATTTCTGCCACTGAGACGTTCTCTAAGCCGTTTAGCGTAGGCGGTAATATTGTCTAATGCTGGTGCAAAATCATCACCGAGTTTTGCTTTCGTTGCATTAGAAAGCTGCTCGGCTAAATCATTTGATAAATTAACATCTCTTTTTTTATAAGCTTCCGCTAATCCTCTAATACTATTATTGCCAAAATCACCATCAACTACCAACGGTGGATTTAAAGTAGCGATCGCAGTTAAACTTTTTTGCAAATCTTTAACTTCATTATCGCCAAAATTGAGATAAGTTAAGAATCTTGTAACTCCATTGCCATAGAAAGCAATATATACTGCAAAACCTTGTTCTAATGCTTTTTGATAAGTAGCAATGTCAACAACTCCCGTCACCTTCAAACCATTTTTAGTTTGATACTCACGGGTAGCTTTATCGGTAACATTGCCAAAATCGCCATCTACCGCACCAATGGAGAAATCATTCTCTAATAGAAATCTCTGCCAAATGGTGACATTTCGTCCTTCAGCACCTTTTTGTAGCGTAGGAAGTTGCAAAGCCTCAATTTTAAAACTCATGTTCAACTAATTACTTAGTGGGTAATGGGTCATGGCTAATAAGTTATGGTGTTTTATTATGACCGATTACCAATTACCAATCCCCAGAGATATTATAAATGTTCAAAAGGAGATGATTCTTGCAAAAAAAACAAATCTTCTGGCGTATTACAGTTAAATAATACTTCTGGTGTAGGTAAAGATAACAGTTGTACAGAATGGTGGTGTAACCATTGCTGAAAAGAACGCCCGCCTTGATTAATAAACTCTAATAATTGAGGTAAACAACGACGGCGATAGAAACCACATAAGGGTTCCCAACCTTTGGCGTGATGAGCTAAAGCTGCGATCGCATCTTCTGGTACACTATCAAGACTAGCCGCCCAATCTTGCAAAACCTCAACACGTAATTTAGGTAAATCGCAAGCTAACAGCAATACCCATTCAGATTTTACCTCAGCTAACCCTTGAGCAAAACCAACTAAAGGGCCTTGTGTTGCCGCTTCTTGAATGAATTGACAATGCGGTAAAACTAAATGCTGATAGCGTTCCGGCCAAGGGGTGACAATATATACTCTATCAGCACAACTAGCCGCAATATTACAGACAAATTGTAATAACGGCACACCTTCAACTGATATTAAAGCTTTATCCTGTCCCATCCGGGAACTTTGTCCACCTGCAAGTACAATAGCGTTTAAGTTATTAGTCATTAGTATTTGTAGGTTGGGCAATGCCCACCAAAAGCGTAATACGGAATAAGAACATTAGCTGATCAAAAAGGCAAATCATCTCTACGTTAAGTTAGGATTATTCTGTACCAGATTTAGGAAAGTTAATTCATGAGCCTAGTTTTGAAATCTGAGACACCGCCTCTGCGAGAAGATGAAACCGGAGCCATTCGAGTTGGCAATTCAAGGGTTTTATTAGAGACTGTGATTCGAGCGTTTCAAGATGGTGCTTCCCCTGAGTCTATTGTTCATCGGTACTCTACCCTATCATTGTCTGATGTCTACAATGCAATTGGTTACTATCTTCGACATCAAGATGCTGTAGAAACATACTTAAATCAGAGAGAGCAGTTAGCTCAATCAGTGCAACAACGTTTGTTTAGTATTCAACCTGATCTCAGCTTAATACGTAATCGCTTACTATCTCAGCAGAATCAAGATTAATGGTTATGTTGAGTTTGTTAAGTGATGAGAATTTCAACGGTGATATTATTCGAGGGCTGTTGTTGCGTCAACCAAATATTGATCTACTTCGGGTTCAAGATGTTGGTTTGCGGAAAGTAGAAAATCCAGCTATTTTAGCTTGGGCAGCAATTAATGAGCGTATCTTGCTTACTCATGATCGTGCCACAATGCCAGATTTTGCTTACAACCGCTTGGTACAAGGAGAATTGATGGCAGGGATGTTTGTAGTTAATGATAGAATGCCAATTCGGCAGGCAATTGATGAGCTATTGTTACTGATAAATTCTAGCGAACAAGCAGAATGGCAGGGAGTTGTACTGTATTTACCTTTGTGAAAGCCAAAGCCTCTGACAGTTAAACGGCTGGTTTCTGGTTTTGCTTTTATACAATAATCTATGCGACAACTGCTATGTAACGAAACGATATGCGATGCGATCGCCATTTCACGATTCAGTTACGTGACAAATTATTTATATTAATTATCAAAAAAGCGATATTGGTAACGAAACGCATTTTTTTACTTATCAAAAACTTAGTTTCGTAACGAAACGATTCGCGTTCGTTACCACAAGATTCAGCTTTGTAACGAAACGATATGCGTTCGTTACCACAAGATTCAGCTTTGTAACGAAACGATATGCGATCGCTACCACACGATTCAGTTTTGTAACCAAACTGAACTTATAAATTCTCCAGTAGAGCAAATATATTGCAACAAGATTGATATATACCTTTAGAAACTTCCTCGATAACGCATAACTGATAACCGAATAATCTATTACGCTATAGTATTCTTTAAACCCTTCTTGTTGTGTTTAAGAGGTAGTAGTGTTTGACTGGAACCCTTATCTAGAATCGATTAGGGACAAATACGCTCAATGGTGGGAAAGTTACACCATAACGGATGTTGTGGGTAAAAACCCTAACAAACTAGTGGGAAAGCCCAATTTGTTGAACTTGCAGGCAAGCATAATTACAGCAGATCCAGTTCAAACAGACAGACAACTATTACCAGAAGCAAAGGAAGAAAAGGAAGTTTTAAATGTTCTGGAAGGTTTGCAGAAATATGCAGCAGAACACATACTTTTAATTGGTCGTCCAGGTTCAGGAAAATCAACAGCTTTGGTACGGTTGTTATTGGAATTTGCCAGATTTGGCGAAGCTAACTCCACACAGCATCCTCAAGGGAAACAGAACGAAGTCATTCCCACAACTACAAACAACTTCCAAATTCCCGTGCTTGTGGAACTTCGTTATTATGAAACCTCCATCCTTGACTTGATTACAGCCTTTCTCAATCGCCATTACCCCAGTTTAAGCATTGACACCGAAACCGTAAAAACATTATTGCGACAAGGGCAATTTTTACTCCTTATAGATGGTGTGAACGAATTACCATCACCAGAAGCACAGCGAAATTTACAAAAGTTTCGTCTAGATTATGAGAAAACCACCCCAATGGTTTTTACAACAAGAGATTTAGGGGTGGGTGGTGATTTGGCAATTACTAAAAAGCTGGAGATGCAACCCCTAACAGAAGCACAGATGGCGGATTTTGTGCGAAAGTATCTTCCTGAAACTGGGGAACAAATGCTGCAACAGTTGGGGGGGAGGTTAAAGGAGTTTGGCGAAACGCCGTTGCTGTTATTGATGCTGTGTTCGGTATTTGCCAGCAATAACAATCAAATACCGCCAAATTTGGGTTCGATGTTTCGTCTGTTTACAGAAACTTATGACAATAAACTCAAGCAGGATATTCCTGTTTCCCAGGAGTCACGACGTTGGTGGAAGCGGTTATTGCAGCATTTAGCCTGGGTGATGATGAACTCTCCTCAAACTAAAAGTAAGGGATTTAGGGAGTTAAATCAGAATGAGAAAACCGAATTTCTCGTAGCCATACCCCGACAGCAAGCCGAGGAAATATTCACCGAATTTCTTGCAGGTAAAGTTAATTGTGCCGCAGATTGTGCTATTGCTTGGTTGAATGATTTGCTTAAACATCATTTAATTCAAATTGGTGCAGATAATAAAATTGAGTTTCGTCATCAATTAATTCAAGAATATTATGCAGCAGAAAGCTTGTTGCAGAAAGTAGAAAAGCTCACTGATGACGAATTGCAGTGGGATTACTTGAATTACTTAAAATGGACAGAACCAGCAGCTTTAATGATGGGATTAATAGATGTCTCTGCGCTTGCCTTGCGTGTAGTCAAGTTAGCATTAAAGGTTGATTGGCAGTTAGGAGCTAGATTAGCAGGTAAAGTTAAATTAAAGTGGCAGAAAAAAACTGTTGGTTTGATTATTGATTTGAATCTACCGCAATTATTGCAAATTCGTCTGTTAGGAATTAGTCAGTCTGACGCAGCAGTATCTTCATTAATAGATATATTAAATAATGAAGATACTGCTTTTTTTGAAGATACGATATTAGCTTTAGTTGCAATTGGTTCAAAAAAAGCAATGGAGTCATTAGTTGAATTTATAAAAGATGAATACGACTATGAAGATATATTTATTTGGGATGATAATACAATTTCTTTGGAAGATATAGATTCTTGGGACAAAATATTAAATATATTTCAAATCTCAAAATATGATCTAACTTATAGAAACAAATATATTTTTAAGACAAGCCTTGGAGATAGCAATGAAACTATCGGAGAACAGGCGATTACATCTAGAAATATTCAATATTTATTAAATCCAAACAATCAAAGGGAATATTTTTATATAAGTAACGAAGAAAATATTAATTATGAGGTATTAATATCTGAAATACTGGACGAAGTAAAAAACGACAATCGTGAAATTAGAAACCACACTTACTTAAGATTAAGCAAGATTAGTTCTAGAAAAGCAATAAATATACTAGTCCAAGCTCTAAAAAACGAAGATGATAACTTGATTCTTCATCGGCTTTCTGCAACTTTGAGAAATTTAGTTTCTGAACCAGATATACCTGTATTGATTCAACTGCTCCAACATCATCATTTTATAGTTCGTTTAAATGCTGTCTGTGCTTTAGGGAAAATAGGTTGTGATTCTGTAATACCAGGTTTAATGATAGCTCTACAAGATAAATCAGAGGATGTTCGTTCTGATTCAGCCTTGGCTATTGGTGATATTGGCTCTGATGTTGCAAGTCCTGGATTAATTGCACTAATGAAAAAGCAATATGCGCCTAATTTAATCAGGGCGCTTGAAAGAATTCAACAGCGCCGAAAATACTACAAACCTAGACCTAAATTTACTATGTCCAACATCCTCTCTCATAACTACGCCTTACTCATCGGTGTAGGCGAATGCGAAGAAGCTAAATTATCCTTACCCGTCACAGTTAAAGACATTCAAGCCCTAAAAACTCTCCTCACTGACCAGAATGTATGCGGCTATATTGATAATGATCAACATCTATGTTTACTGCACGATGCAACAGCAACCAGCGAAAATATTTTAAATGGTTTAAACTGGCTCAAACAACAAGCCGAAAATGACCCAGAAGCCACTATATTTATTTATTATTCCGGTCATGGTTTTTTAGATGAATCGGGAGATTACTATCTTATTCCCCACGAAACAGACCGTGTAGATATTCCCAATACAGCTTTATCTGCAAAACAGTTTAACACTGCATTACAACAAATCCCAGCAAAAAGATTATTAGTCACTATTGATAGCTGTCACGCTCAAGGTATGGCATCGTCCAAGGAAGGAGCAAACAAGCGTTCTATCCTACCAAAAGGTTTTACGCAAACCGCTTTACCCAAAAATATAATTGACGAACTCAAACAAGGTACAGGAAAGGTAGTGTTCACCTCCTCCACAGGAAATCAATTATCGTGGATACGTCCAGATAAAGAAATGAGTGTCTACACCTACCATCTCCTCGAAGCATTACAAGGTGCTGCTAATCAACTAGGGGATGAAGTAGTACGAGTTTCCCATTTAATGAATTATTTAGGCAAAACCGTTGCCGAAAGCGCCAGAGATTTATGCAAAGCCGAACAAACACCATTTTTTGACTTTGCAACCGAGGATTTCCCTGTAGCTTTGTTGCGTGGCGGTAAGGGTTTAGCACCCGCAGGATGGGATAAACAGGAAGCAAAGGAAAAGATAGAGGGAATTTATAATAATTTTAATATTAGTAATAACAAGGTTGATAAGATGTTCAACATAGGAAAAATAGAGGGTGGTACAATCCACGTAAATTAATGTGAGTTGGATGACCTCTCTGATGCAGAGAGGAACTTAATCATTATTTGAAGTCGAATGAAAATTAAAGCTTTTCAAGCTTAACTGATATTATTCACCTATTTAGGATCAATAGATGGGTATTGAAGAATTACTATTACCATTCAAAGAAGAAATCTTGAGAATAACAACTAAGTACGGAGCGTATAATGTCCGGGTGTTTGGTTCTGTGGCTAGAGGACAGGCCAGGCTAGACAGTGATATAGATTTTTTGGTAGAACTGGAACCACAACGAACGCTTTTAGACCAAATTGCTTTGATACAATCACTAGAACAATTACTCGGACGCAAAGTAGATGTAACTGAACCAGAAACTCTACATGATTTAATTAGAGATAAAGTATTGCGCGAAGCTGTGATGTTATGAGAGATGATCGTCTTTACTTGAGTAACATCTTAGAATGTATCGAGCGCATTGAATCTTATACCCAGGATGGCAAACAAGCATTTTTGCAAACCACGATAATTCAAGATGCAGTAATCAGAAATTTTGAGATTATAGGGGAAGCAACCAAGCGGTTATCTCCAGAAATTAGAGCAGCTTATCCTGATGTACCTTGGCAACAAGTAGCTGGTTTTAGAGATATACTAATTCATGATTATTTAAAGGTAAACTTAAATCGAGTTTGGGGCGTGATTGAACAAAATTTACCTCAACTTAAGACAACTGTTGAGTCTATTTTGCAGAATTGAGAAATTTGTGAGAACTGAATAAGAAAGTTAGCTGATCAAAAAAGCCAATCCGCTCTACGTCAAGTTACGATTATTCTGTACCAGATTTAGTAAAGCGAAAAGTAGAAACGTACAGATGTACGTTCCTACCCAGGTATCTATCGCATTCTTTTTTCAAATTGATACAGTGAAACGATTTGCGATCGCCACTTCACCATTCAGTTTCGTTATAAGTTATTAGTATTAATTATTAGAAAAATGAGCTTGGTAATGAAACGCATTTTTTTACTTATAAAAAAATCAGGTTCGTAACGAAACGATATGCGATCGCTACCATACAACTTAGTTTCGTAACCAAACGATTAAAATAGCGCTAATTATCAGTGTTTAATCAGAAACAATATACACATTTCAAATGTTCACTGGCTCATAAAATGTAATACATACACCAGCAACATCGAGAATTACAAACTCTTTCATACTCCAAGGTTTTGTTTCTAAGTGACCATTTGGATGAATCATTTGCCCACCCTTGGCTTGAAACTCCGCATAAAGTTGTTCAATACCATCGACTTGGATGCGGAAAGTTGTCTGTTGTGCCAAGTGTCGGTCATCATTTTTTTGTAAAATAATTTGTGCCGAGTCACGTTGGATAATTGCCATCCTAACCGGATTACCTTCTTTATATAAAGTGGTAAAACCTAACTGTTCCTTGTAAAAAGTAATTGATTTTTCTATATCCCCACCAGCCGGAATAATAGGGGTGATATTTCCCAATACAGGCGGTTTATTCATAATCATTTAGGCTCTATTCTGACTCTGCTGCACTTGCTGTAATAACTGTTCCACAGTAGCAGCCGATGGTAAACACTTCAAACCTTGGCAAACTAACCCCACACTATTGTCAGGTAAATTAGCCACAACAGAAAATGCAACAGTGGGTAAATATTGAGGAACCAGAGAATTAATCTGCTCAGTTGTACTACGAATTAAAGTAGAGTTACGATACCAATCTAAAGCCGTGAACAAACTCGGACAAGCTTGCGGCGCACTAGACATGATACTTTTGAAAGCTTTCAACCCAGCCTCAGCTAAATCGAGATAATGTAAATCATCGGTGAGGAGACAGAGACGGACAAGATTTGCGATCGCCACACCGTTAGCTGATGGTGTAGCATTATCTGCATAGCTACGTTCCCGCACAATTAAGTCTTGACTAGCATCACTAGCTGTATTAAAGTAACCACCAAGTTCCACACTCCACAGGAACTCATCGAATTGTTGTTGAAGTGCGATCGCTTTCTCTAACCAATATTTATTTTCAGGTTGCGCCGCGTGTAAATCTAACAGTGCTTTAATAAACAAAGCATAATCTTCCGACTGAGCTAACACCGTCGCTTCGCCTTGATAGTTGAGTCGCTGGAAACGCCCATCAATAAACTGATGCTCTAAAATAAAATTCGCTGCTTTCGCTGCAATATCCAAATACAAAGACTCTTGGAACACCGCCGCCGCTCTCGCCAAGCCGGAAATCATCAAACTATTCCAAGCCACTATCATCTTTGTATCTGTCACCGATGGGATACGTCCTGGCCAGTTAACAGATTTCGCCTCTTGGTTATCCCTTGCTGGTGGAAAAGTTGCTAGTGCATCAGCCGTACTACCATAACGAGCTACAAACAACTTTCCTAATGCAGCTTCTACCGTTGCGCTTAATTCCCCAGGTTGTCGGCGTTGCAGTACATTCTTACCTTCAAAGTTACCCTTGGGACTAACTGTAAACTGTTGTTGTAATTCTGTTAACTCTGCTGGCGTTAAAAGTTGTTCTAATTCGGCGTAACTCCAGACGTAAAAAGCGCCTTCCTCTGGTTCATGTTCTTCAGCAGTCGTAAAACTATCAGCATCTTGAGCCGCGTAAAAATAACCCTCTGGCGCAGTCATTTCTCGTTGCAACCAAGCAATAGTCCCAGCCACAGCCCTTTTGAATGCTGGCTCTTGTACACCCGCACTCCATAAATTAGCTAAATACTCGACAATTTGCCCATTGTCATAAAGCATCTTCTCAAAGTGGGGAACTGTCCAAGTGGGATCAACAGTGTAGCGGTGAAAACCTCCCGCCACATGGTCATAAATTCCCCCCAACGCCAAATCTAAACCCCGTTGCGTAGTAACTTGTTTGCCATCATACCTAGATGCAAAATTAAATCTAGTCCCCCGCAATGCCAATTCAGCATAGGGGATCATCGGAAAACTATTACCGAATTGGTTGGGAGTAATTACACCTGTGTTAGTTTCCCAACCTTTTTGTAATAATTCACTTTCTTGAGTTTCTTGGTTAGCATCCCCTTTCAACACCGCAGAAGTAAGCAGTGACTCAACAATTACAGCCTTGCGTTCCCGTAAATCATCTTTTTCTGTATCGTAGTAATTGCGTAGTGCTTGCAGAAGTTGCAAAAACCCTGGACGATTATATTTAGGTTCTAAAGGAAAGTAAGTACCAGCGTAAAATGGCACTAAATCTTCAGGTGACACAAAGGCATTCAAAGGCCAGCCACCTTGCCCACTCATCATCTGCAACGCCTGCATATAAATACTATCGATGTCTGGTCTTTCTTCCCTATCTACTTTAATAGGTAAGAAATTAGCATTCATATACTCAGCGATCGCTTGATCAGAAAAAGCCTCACCTTCCATCACCGTACACCAGTGACAACTGGAATAACCAATCGACAAAAAAATTGGTTTATCCTGTGCTTTAGCAGTAGCCAAAGCTTCATCACACCAAGGCCACCAATCAATAGGATTTTCGGCGTGTTTGCGAAGATAAAGACTCTTAGTCTGGGCAAGACGATTAGTCATAATGCAGATTGTGGTAGTGCCTTCTTTGCCCAGTCTAGCTTGAAATAGGAGAGCGGGGAGTGGGGAGTTGGGAGTTGGGAGTGGGGGAAAAATTATTCACTCCTGTCAACTGTCAACTGTCAACTCTCTATTGTAGTGAACGCAAAAAACTAACGAGTGATGCTGGTGTTTGTTCTGGTGCGGGTGTAACCACTCTTGATTGGATTTTAGTATTGGGATTCATTCCTGCT
Above is a genomic segment from Nostoc sp. MS1 containing:
- a CDS encoding DUF433 domain-containing protein; translated protein: MSLVLKSETPPLREDETGAIRVGNSRVLLETVIRAFQDGASPESIVHRYSTLSLSDVYNAIGYYLRHQDAVETYLNQREQLAQSVQQRLFSIQPDLSLIRNRLLSQQNQD
- a CDS encoding nucleotidyltransferase family protein, with translation MGIEELLLPFKEEILRITTKYGAYNVRVFGSVARGQARLDSDIDFLVELEPQRTLLDQIALIQSLEQLLGRKVDVTEPETLHDLIRDKVLREAVML
- a CDS encoding VOC family protein is translated as MNKPPVLGNITPIIPAGGDIEKSITFYKEQLGFTTLYKEGNPVRMAIIQRDSAQIILQKNDDRHLAQQTTFRIQVDGIEQLYAEFQAKGGQMIHPNGHLETKPWSMKEFVILDVAGVCITFYEPVNI
- a CDS encoding peptidoglycan-binding domain-containing protein; its protein translation is MSFKIEALQLPTLQKGAEGRNVTIWQRFLLENDFSIGAVDGDFGNVTDKATREYQTKNGLKVTGVVDIATYQKALEQGFAVYIAFYGNGVTRFLTYLNFGDNEVKDLQKSLTAIATLNPPLVVDGDFGNNSIRGLAEAYKKRDVNLSNDLAEQLSNATKAKLGDDFAPALDNITAYAKRLRERLSGRNWVDSFPDRNSIEDLVSPFRQKVQAFERALKEAGATISVASVLRPAERAYLMHYAFRISTNEIAAQDVPPMPNVNINWVHYNNAISIQAAKDMVYAYNIAYRPVLTSRHTRGLAIDWEITWTGTLKVKNASGNIVNVGEPCTSYENSTLWQVGRSYGVIKLASDRPHWSSDGH
- a CDS encoding DUF5615 family PIN-like protein, with the translated sequence MLSLLSDENFNGDIIRGLLLRQPNIDLLRVQDVGLRKVENPAILAWAAINERILLTHDRATMPDFAYNRLVQGELMAGMFVVNDRMPIRQAIDELLLLINSSEQAEWQGVVLYLPL
- a CDS encoding thioredoxin domain-containing protein, with translation MTNRLAQTKSLYLRKHAENPIDWWPWCDEALATAKAQDKPIFLSIGYSSCHWCTVMEGEAFSDQAIAEYMNANFLPIKVDREERPDIDSIYMQALQMMSGQGGWPLNAFVSPEDLVPFYAGTYFPLEPKYNRPGFLQLLQALRNYYDTEKDDLRERKAVIVESLLTSAVLKGDANQETQESELLQKGWETNTGVITPNQFGNSFPMIPYAELALRGTRFNFASRYDGKQVTTQRGLDLALGGIYDHVAGGFHRYTVDPTWTVPHFEKMLYDNGQIVEYLANLWSAGVQEPAFKRAVAGTIAWLQREMTAPEGYFYAAQDADSFTTAEEHEPEEGAFYVWSYAELEQLLTPAELTELQQQFTVSPKGNFEGKNVLQRRQPGELSATVEAALGKLFVARYGSTADALATFPPARDNQEAKSVNWPGRIPSVTDTKMIVAWNSLMISGLARAAAVFQESLYLDIAAKAANFILEHQFIDGRFQRLNYQGEATVLAQSEDYALFIKALLDLHAAQPENKYWLEKAIALQQQFDEFLWSVELGGYFNTASDASQDLIVRERSYADNATPSANGVAIANLVRLCLLTDDLHYLDLAEAGLKAFKSIMSSAPQACPSLFTALDWYRNSTLIRSTTEQINSLVPQYLPTVAFSVVANLPDNSVGLVCQGLKCLPSAATVEQLLQQVQQSQNRA
- a CDS encoding DUF86 domain-containing protein, which gives rise to MRDDRLYLSNILECIERIESYTQDGKQAFLQTTIIQDAVIRNFEIIGEATKRLSPEIRAAYPDVPWQQVAGFRDILIHDYLKVNLNRVWGVIEQNLPQLKTTVESILQN
- a CDS encoding molybdenum cofactor guanylyltransferase, encoding MTNNLNAIVLAGGQSSRMGQDKALISVEGVPLLQFVCNIAASCADRVYIVTPWPERYQHLVLPHCQFIQEAATQGPLVGFAQGLAEVKSEWVLLLACDLPKLRVEVLQDWAASLDSVPEDAIAALAHHAKGWEPLCGFYRRRCLPQLLEFINQGGRSFQQWLHHHSVQLLSLPTPEVLFNCNTPEDLFFLQESSPFEHL
- a CDS encoding caspase family protein gives rise to the protein MFDWNPYLESIRDKYAQWWESYTITDVVGKNPNKLVGKPNLLNLQASIITADPVQTDRQLLPEAKEEKEVLNVLEGLQKYAAEHILLIGRPGSGKSTALVRLLLEFARFGEANSTQHPQGKQNEVIPTTTNNFQIPVLVELRYYETSILDLITAFLNRHYPSLSIDTETVKTLLRQGQFLLLIDGVNELPSPEAQRNLQKFRLDYEKTTPMVFTTRDLGVGGDLAITKKLEMQPLTEAQMADFVRKYLPETGEQMLQQLGGRLKEFGETPLLLLMLCSVFASNNNQIPPNLGSMFRLFTETYDNKLKQDIPVSQESRRWWKRLLQHLAWVMMNSPQTKSKGFRELNQNEKTEFLVAIPRQQAEEIFTEFLAGKVNCAADCAIAWLNDLLKHHLIQIGADNKIEFRHQLIQEYYAAESLLQKVEKLTDDELQWDYLNYLKWTEPAALMMGLIDVSALALRVVKLALKVDWQLGARLAGKVKLKWQKKTVGLIIDLNLPQLLQIRLLGISQSDAAVSSLIDILNNEDTAFFEDTILALVAIGSKKAMESLVEFIKDEYDYEDIFIWDDNTISLEDIDSWDKILNIFQISKYDLTYRNKYIFKTSLGDSNETIGEQAITSRNIQYLLNPNNQREYFYISNEENINYEVLISEILDEVKNDNREIRNHTYLRLSKISSRKAINILVQALKNEDDNLILHRLSATLRNLVSEPDIPVLIQLLQHHHFIVRLNAVCALGKIGCDSVIPGLMIALQDKSEDVRSDSALAIGDIGSDVASPGLIALMKKQYAPNLIRALERIQQRRKYYKPRPKFTMSNILSHNYALLIGVGECEEAKLSLPVTVKDIQALKTLLTDQNVCGYIDNDQHLCLLHDATATSENILNGLNWLKQQAENDPEATIFIYYSGHGFLDESGDYYLIPHETDRVDIPNTALSAKQFNTALQQIPAKRLLVTIDSCHAQGMASSKEGANKRSILPKGFTQTALPKNIIDELKQGTGKVVFTSSTGNQLSWIRPDKEMSVYTYHLLEALQGAANQLGDEVVRVSHLMNYLGKTVAESARDLCKAEQTPFFDFATEDFPVALLRGGKGLAPAGWDKQEAKEKIEGIYNNFNISNNKVDKMFNIGKIEGGTIHVN